In Montipora foliosa isolate CH-2021 chromosome 13, ASM3666993v2, whole genome shotgun sequence, one DNA window encodes the following:
- the LOC137983119 gene encoding zinc transporter ZIP4-like, producing the protein MSHLRVIFEACGAQSIIFLSSMVSSAVIWPMLGLYRDHVISLLMSLGAACLAGDAIFHLIPHALEAESHQSQESTTTGSHLVLWRSFLIICSIYLFYLLHLFLHSFEGGHSHSRTVISPSESFEDFQLLHRGDASIQETPESRNKRALLWMMMFSEALHTASDGLAIGAAFSSSVADGLSTSLAVLFHEIPHAVGAFAVFVSCGVVVKNALCLLSLCYIISYVGVVVGAVLGASFNLSGWIFAVIAGMFLFIALAEMIPEMSSSLLVKSEDRRCFVLLQNVGLVLGFSIMMALAAFQDKIRGVLQ; encoded by the exons ATGTCTCATCTCAGAG ttATCTTCGAAGCATGCGGAGCGCAGTCGATTATTTTCCTTTCCTCAATGGTGTCTTCAGCAGTAATATGGCCCATGCTTGGGTTGTATCGAGATCATGTGATCTCGCTACTCATGTCGCTTGGAGCTGCCTGTCTCGCGGGAGATGCTATCTTTCATCTTATACCACAT gCTTTAGAAGCTGAATCTCACCAATCGCAAGAAAGCACGACCACGGGAAGTCACTTGGTTTTGTGGCGCTCCTTTCTAATAATTTGCAGTATTTACTTATTCTATCTGTTGCATCTTTTCTTGCATTCTTTTGAG ggAGGCCATTCACACTCGCGCACCGTCATCTCACCCTCTGAAAGCTTCGAAGATTTCCAGTTGTTACATCGTGGTGATGCCAGCATACAGGAGACGCCTGAGAGTAGAAACAAAAGAGCGCTACTATGGATGATGATGTTTAGTGAAGCGTTACATACCGCGAGTGATGGCCTTGCAATTGGAGCAGCTTTTTCCAGTTCTGTAGCAGACGGTTTAAGCACATCACTTGCAGTACTATTCCACGAAATTCCGCACGCAGTAG gTGCATTTGCTGTTTTCGTGTCATGTGGAGTCGTCGTTAAAAACGCTCTCTGCCTTCTTTCACTCTGTTATATCATCTCCTATGTGGGCGTGGTCGTTGGCGCTGTACTCGGCGCCAGTTTTAATCTGTCTGGTTGGATATTTGCTGTCATCGCTGGCATGTTTCTTTTCATTGCCCTGGCAGAGATG aTCCCGGAGATGTCTTCTTCCTTGTTAGTTAAATCAGAAGACAGGCGATGCTTCGTGTTGCTTCAAAACGTGGGACTTGTTCTTGGATTCAGTATCATGATGGCCCTGGCGGCTTTTCAAGATAAAATTAGGGGAGTTTTACAATAG